A window of Raineyella sp. W15-4 contains these coding sequences:
- the coaA gene encoding type I pantothenate kinase, whose protein sequence is MPDATLPPGDSAPDLGEAGGPYVHRSRADWAELANALPSPLSEETLDRLRGLGDPTSMRDVVEVYQPLTRLLSLHFRHRGNLYRSTNTFLRLDVKRTPFVIGIAGSVAVGKSTTARLLTELLRNWPDHPNVELVTTDGFLYPNEELKRRGIMHRKGFPESYDRRALLRFVMDVKSGRPAVTAPVYSHLSYDIVPGERLVVRQPDIVVVEGLNVLQPARVHADGSTGLALSDFFDFSVYVDAAAEDIRSWYLERFMSLRETAFRDPRSYFRRYAEMSLEGAMRQAANIWDTINGPNLALNIRPTRGRATAILRKGVNHEVKWVRIRKI, encoded by the coding sequence ATGCCAGACGCGACGCTGCCACCGGGCGACTCCGCACCGGACCTGGGGGAGGCCGGCGGACCGTACGTCCACCGCAGCCGGGCCGATTGGGCGGAACTCGCCAACGCGCTGCCGTCACCGCTGAGCGAGGAGACGCTGGACCGGCTGCGCGGTCTGGGCGACCCCACCTCGATGCGCGATGTGGTCGAGGTCTACCAGCCGCTGACCCGGCTGCTCAGCCTGCATTTCCGGCACCGCGGCAACCTCTACCGGTCCACCAACACCTTCCTGCGGCTGGACGTCAAGCGGACCCCGTTCGTGATCGGGATCGCCGGTTCGGTCGCCGTCGGCAAGTCGACCACCGCCCGTCTGCTCACCGAGCTGCTGCGCAACTGGCCCGACCATCCCAACGTCGAGCTGGTCACCACCGACGGCTTCCTCTACCCCAACGAGGAGCTCAAGCGGCGCGGCATCATGCACCGCAAGGGGTTCCCGGAGTCGTACGACCGCCGGGCACTGCTGCGGTTCGTGATGGACGTGAAGTCGGGGCGTCCCGCGGTGACCGCACCGGTCTACTCGCACCTGTCGTACGACATCGTGCCGGGTGAGCGGCTGGTGGTGCGCCAGCCCGACATCGTCGTGGTCGAGGGCCTGAACGTGCTGCAGCCGGCCCGGGTGCACGCGGACGGCTCCACCGGGCTGGCGCTGAGCGACTTCTTCGACTTCTCGGTGTACGTCGACGCGGCCGCCGAGGACATCCGCAGCTGGTACCTGGAGCGGTTCATGTCACTGCGGGAGACCGCGTTCCGCGATCCGCGGTCCTACTTCCGCCGGTACGCCGAGATGAGTCTGGAGGGCGCGATGCGTCAGGCGGCGAACATCTGGGACACCATCAACGGCCCGAATCTCGCCCTCAACATCCGCCCCACCCGTGGCCGGGCCACGGCGATCCTCCGCAAGGGCGTGAACCACGAGGTGAAGTGGGTGCGGATCCGCAAGATCTGA
- the glmS gene encoding glutamine--fructose-6-phosphate transaminase (isomerizing): protein MCGIVGYVGPRSAREVVIEGLRRLEYRGYDSAGVAVVADGRIAAEKRAGKLLNLELALEDNPLPESGTGIGHTRWATHGAPTDGNAHPHLSQDGRVAVVHNGIIENFAELRAELAAEGISFRSETDTEVAAQLLGVEVAKGADLHAALLTVVNRLQGAFTLVAVDAQAPGRVVAARRNSPLVVGLGEGENFLASDVAAFIEHTREALELGQDSVVEITADGVQVSDFAGRPAEARRYHVDWDLSAAEKGGFDWFMRKEIFEQPQAVADTLLGRHTEDGALTLDEIRLSEEDLRQIHKIIIIAAGTSFYAGMVAKYAIEHWVRIPCEVELASEFRYRDPIVDSSTLVVAISQSGETADTLMAIRHAREQHARVLAICNTNGSTIPRESDAVIYTHAGPEIGVASTKGFTTQLAACYLLGLYLAQVKGTMYGDEIAAVTKELEGLPPLMQQVLDNSAPVLDLAARLADQPSVLFLGRHVGYPVALEGALKLKEIAYLHAEGFAAGELKHGPIAIIEPGMPVFVVVPPRGRDQLHDKVISNIQEIRARGARPIALAEQDDAVVEEFASTVIRLPRVSTILQPLVAVIPLQLFACELATVLGHDVDQPRNLAKSVTVE, encoded by the coding sequence ATGTGTGGAATCGTTGGGTATGTCGGGCCCCGCAGCGCCCGTGAGGTCGTGATCGAGGGGCTCCGGCGCCTCGAGTACCGGGGCTACGACTCGGCCGGTGTGGCCGTCGTGGCGGACGGACGGATCGCCGCCGAGAAGAGGGCCGGCAAGCTGCTGAACCTCGAGCTGGCGCTGGAGGACAACCCGCTGCCGGAGTCCGGCACCGGCATCGGCCACACCCGGTGGGCCACCCACGGCGCCCCCACCGACGGCAACGCCCACCCCCATCTCTCCCAGGACGGCCGGGTCGCCGTGGTGCACAACGGCATCATCGAGAACTTCGCCGAGTTGCGCGCCGAACTGGCCGCCGAGGGGATCAGCTTCCGCTCCGAGACCGACACCGAGGTCGCCGCGCAGCTGCTCGGTGTCGAGGTCGCCAAGGGCGCCGACCTGCACGCGGCGCTGCTCACCGTGGTCAACCGGCTGCAGGGCGCGTTCACCCTGGTCGCGGTGGACGCCCAGGCGCCGGGCCGGGTCGTCGCCGCCCGCCGCAACTCCCCGCTGGTCGTCGGTCTGGGCGAGGGGGAGAACTTCCTCGCCTCCGACGTCGCCGCGTTCATCGAGCACACCCGCGAGGCGCTGGAGCTGGGTCAGGACTCGGTGGTCGAGATCACCGCCGACGGGGTACAGGTGAGCGATTTCGCCGGACGTCCGGCGGAGGCCAGGCGCTACCACGTCGACTGGGACCTGTCGGCCGCGGAGAAGGGCGGGTTCGACTGGTTCATGCGCAAGGAGATCTTCGAGCAGCCGCAGGCGGTGGCCGACACCCTGCTCGGCCGGCACACCGAGGACGGTGCCCTGACCCTCGACGAGATCCGGCTGTCCGAGGAGGACCTGCGCCAGATCCACAAGATCATCATCATCGCCGCCGGCACCTCGTTCTACGCCGGCATGGTCGCCAAATACGCCATCGAGCACTGGGTGCGGATCCCCTGTGAGGTGGAGCTGGCCTCCGAGTTCCGCTACCGCGACCCGATCGTCGACTCCTCCACCCTGGTGGTGGCGATCTCCCAGTCCGGTGAGACCGCCGACACCCTGATGGCCATCCGGCACGCCCGTGAGCAGCACGCCCGGGTGCTGGCGATCTGCAACACCAACGGGTCCACCATCCCGCGGGAATCCGACGCGGTGATCTACACCCACGCCGGCCCGGAGATCGGGGTCGCCTCCACCAAGGGCTTCACCACCCAGCTGGCCGCCTGCTACCTGCTCGGCCTCTACCTCGCCCAGGTCAAGGGGACCATGTACGGCGACGAGATCGCCGCGGTGACGAAGGAGCTGGAGGGGCTGCCGCCGCTGATGCAGCAGGTCCTGGACAACTCCGCCCCGGTCCTCGACCTGGCCGCCCGGCTGGCCGACCAGCCGTCGGTGCTCTTCCTCGGCCGCCACGTCGGCTACCCGGTGGCGCTGGAGGGCGCGCTGAAGCTCAAGGAGATCGCCTACCTGCACGCCGAGGGCTTCGCCGCCGGCGAGCTGAAGCACGGCCCGATCGCGATCATCGAGCCCGGCATGCCGGTCTTCGTCGTGGTGCCGCCGCGCGGCCGCGACCAGCTGCACGACAAGGTGATCTCCAACATCCAGGAGATCCGGGCCCGCGGTGCCCGCCCGATCGCGCTGGCCGAGCAGGACGATGCGGTGGTCGAGGAGTTCGCCAGCACGGTGATCCGGCTGCCCCGGGTCTCGACGATCCTGCAGCCGCTGGTCGCGGTCATCCCGCTGCAGCTGTTCGCCTGCGAGCTGGCGACCGTCCTCGGCCACGACGTGGACCAGCCCCGCAACCTGGCCAAGTCCGTCACCGTCGAGTAG
- a CDS encoding holo-ACP synthase, with the protein MAIVGIGIDVCEVARFEEMLLRTPGLVARLFSAEEAHHRPASLAGRFAAKEAFAKALGSPGGLVWRDCEVRKTAEGQPYFVTTGTVADLQARLGIVRTHLSMSHDGGIATAFVVCEDDR; encoded by the coding sequence ATGGCCATCGTCGGGATCGGGATCGACGTCTGCGAGGTCGCCCGGTTCGAGGAGATGCTGCTGCGGACGCCCGGACTGGTGGCGCGCCTCTTCTCCGCCGAGGAGGCGCACCACCGGCCGGCCTCGCTGGCCGGCCGGTTCGCCGCCAAGGAGGCGTTCGCCAAGGCGCTGGGCTCCCCGGGCGGCCTGGTCTGGCGCGACTGCGAGGTCCGCAAGACCGCGGAGGGACAGCCCTACTTCGTCACCACCGGCACCGTCGCCGACCTCCAGGCCCGGCTCGGCATCGTCCGGACCCACCTGTCGATGTCGCACGACGGGGGCATCGCGACCGCGTTCGTCGTCTGCGAGGATGACAGGTAG
- a CDS encoding bifunctional ADP-dependent NAD(P)H-hydrate dehydratase/NAD(P)H-hydrate epimerase, whose product MLLVHSVESIRAAEEEAFARTEEGELMQRASDALATSLLCDLGHTDGTKVLILAGPGNNGGDALWAGMRLAGRGVRVWLHAVVPDRVHRAGWAACVENGGTPVDLDTAVSLMGRVDRIVDGVFGIGGHPGLSGEVQQLAEAAERSGTPVTSVDLPSGLDADGAPAHPSFRAERTVTFGTAKACQVMQPAAERCGRLEVVDIGLHWAAVGEAGVPMLRCWEAADVAAAWPVPTVRSDKYSRGVLGVDAGSATYPGAGVLVAYGAAYAGTGMIRSLGAAEVARATLAAIPSVVTAPGQVQAWVVGSGWGDRPDGTARLAEILDQQVPVLIDADGLRHVPEATLAPHHLLTPHAGELARLLGVTRSEVGTDPLAHVHRAAERFGATVLLKGATQYVATPGEPTVEVAVPGPGWTAQAGSGDTLSGVCGALLAAGLPAARAAVCGASLQALTAAAEPPLPPHALAQRFGATLRGLLADR is encoded by the coding sequence GTGCTGCTCGTCCACTCCGTCGAGTCGATCCGCGCCGCCGAGGAGGAGGCGTTCGCCCGCACCGAGGAGGGCGAACTGATGCAGCGCGCCTCGGACGCACTGGCGACCAGCCTGCTGTGCGATCTGGGGCACACCGACGGGACGAAGGTGCTGATCCTCGCCGGCCCCGGCAACAACGGCGGCGACGCCCTCTGGGCGGGGATGCGGCTGGCCGGGCGGGGCGTCCGGGTCTGGCTGCACGCGGTGGTGCCCGACCGGGTGCACCGGGCCGGCTGGGCGGCCTGCGTCGAGAACGGCGGCACCCCGGTCGACCTCGACACCGCGGTGTCCCTGATGGGCCGGGTGGACCGGATCGTCGACGGCGTGTTCGGCATCGGCGGCCACCCCGGGCTGTCCGGCGAGGTGCAACAGCTCGCGGAGGCGGCCGAACGGTCCGGCACCCCGGTGACCAGCGTCGACCTGCCCTCCGGCCTCGATGCCGACGGGGCACCGGCCCACCCCTCGTTCCGCGCCGAACGGACGGTGACCTTCGGCACCGCCAAGGCCTGTCAGGTGATGCAGCCCGCCGCCGAGCGCTGTGGGCGGCTCGAGGTGGTGGACATCGGCCTGCACTGGGCGGCCGTCGGCGAGGCGGGGGTGCCGATGCTGCGATGCTGGGAGGCCGCCGACGTCGCGGCCGCCTGGCCGGTCCCGACGGTCCGGTCCGACAAGTACTCCCGCGGCGTGCTCGGCGTGGACGCCGGGTCGGCGACCTACCCGGGCGCCGGGGTGCTGGTGGCGTACGGGGCCGCGTACGCCGGCACCGGGATGATCCGCTCGCTGGGCGCCGCCGAGGTGGCCCGGGCGACCCTGGCGGCGATCCCCTCGGTGGTCACCGCCCCGGGCCAGGTCCAGGCCTGGGTGGTCGGCTCCGGCTGGGGGGACCGTCCGGACGGCACCGCGCGGCTGGCGGAGATCCTCGACCAACAGGTGCCGGTGCTGATCGACGCCGACGGCCTGCGCCATGTGCCCGAGGCGACCCTGGCACCACACCACCTGCTCACCCCGCACGCCGGCGAACTCGCCCGGCTGCTCGGTGTCACCCGGAGCGAGGTGGGGACCGATCCGCTGGCGCACGTGCACCGGGCGGCCGAGCGGTTCGGCGCCACCGTGCTGCTCAAGGGCGCCACCCAGTACGTCGCCACCCCGGGCGAACCCACGGTCGAGGTCGCCGTCCCCGGGCCCGGCTGGACCGCCCAGGCCGGGTCGGGCGACACCCTGTCGGGGGTCTGCGGCGCGCTGCTCGCCGCCGGGCTGCCGGCCGCCCGGGCGGCCGTCTGTGGCGCCTCCCTGCAGGCCCTCACCGCGGCGGCCGAGCCACCCCTGCCGCCGCACGCGCTGGCGCAGCGGTTCGGCGCGACGCTGCGGGGGCTGTTGGCCGATCGTTGA
- the alr gene encoding alanine racemase, with protein MTSAGPTIDPQTASALIDLDALRANLTAVRAVVAPAEVMMVVKADAYGHGMLPCAAAARQAGATWLGVAVPAEALALRAAGDTGRVFCWLYGPDEDPTALIDAEVDVSVQSPEQVAAVELAAEHLGRTARIHLKIDTGLSRNGCRPEQWGELVAAARAAEERGAVEVVAVWSHFACADEVGHPGNTAQLEVFDRAVEQARAVGLRVPIRHIAASAAALSIPAARYELVRLGIAGYGLDPADGTIAADAGVTLTPVMTLRARFVNRKHIPAGTGVSYGYHWRAPEGGAELGLVPLGYADGIPRHGAGRLELAAGGRRVHQRGSVCMDQLVVDLGPGAAEQIGDEVVLFGAPDPDGVVPTASDWARWCGTIGYEIVTRIGERVPRVLRG; from the coding sequence ATGACTTCCGCCGGGCCCACCATCGACCCCCAGACCGCCAGCGCCCTGATCGACCTCGATGCCCTGCGGGCCAATCTCACCGCCGTCCGGGCCGTCGTCGCGCCGGCTGAGGTGATGATGGTGGTCAAGGCGGACGCGTACGGCCACGGCATGCTGCCCTGCGCCGCCGCGGCCCGGCAGGCCGGGGCGACCTGGCTGGGCGTCGCCGTCCCGGCGGAGGCGCTCGCGCTGCGCGCCGCCGGTGACACCGGGCGGGTGTTCTGCTGGCTGTACGGGCCGGACGAGGACCCGACGGCGCTGATCGATGCGGAGGTCGACGTGTCGGTGCAGAGCCCCGAGCAGGTCGCGGCAGTGGAGCTCGCGGCGGAGCACCTGGGGCGTACGGCCCGGATCCACCTCAAGATCGACACCGGCCTGTCCCGCAACGGCTGCCGCCCCGAGCAGTGGGGCGAGTTGGTCGCCGCGGCCCGGGCGGCGGAGGAGCGCGGGGCGGTCGAGGTCGTCGCGGTGTGGTCGCACTTCGCCTGCGCCGACGAGGTGGGGCACCCGGGCAATACCGCCCAGCTGGAGGTCTTCGACCGGGCGGTCGAGCAGGCCCGGGCCGTCGGGCTGCGCGTCCCGATCCGCCACATCGCCGCGTCGGCCGCGGCGCTGAGCATCCCCGCGGCCCGCTACGAGCTGGTCCGGCTCGGCATCGCCGGCTACGGACTGGACCCGGCCGACGGCACCATCGCGGCGGACGCCGGTGTGACGCTGACGCCGGTGATGACCCTGCGGGCACGGTTCGTGAACCGTAAGCACATCCCGGCCGGCACCGGCGTGTCGTACGGCTATCACTGGCGCGCCCCGGAGGGTGGCGCCGAGCTGGGGTTGGTGCCGCTCGGCTATGCCGACGGGATTCCGCGGCACGGGGCGGGGCGGCTGGAGCTGGCGGCCGGCGGCCGGCGGGTGCACCAGCGCGGCAGCGTGTGCATGGACCAGCTCGTCGTCGACCTCGGGCCCGGGGCGGCCGAGCAGATCGGGGACGAGGTGGTGCTGTTCGGCGCCCCGGATCCGGACGGGGTGGTGCCGACCGCCTCGGACTGGGCGCGCTGGTGCGGCACCATCGGCTACGAGATCGTCACCCGGATCGGTGAGCGGGTGCCGCGGGTGCTGCGCGGCTGA
- a CDS encoding glycosyltransferase family 1 protein produces MRVAIFTESFLPAINGVTHSVMRVLEYLRDEGHQAIVIAPANGGREPAEYAGFPVIPVAAVGLPGYHDVRVSGTTQLRLERLLEDFHPDVLHLAAPIALGHRAALAANWLGIPVVAIYQTDVPSYAARYGFAGAETLLWWRVRQIHSQATMTLAPSTASRTQLLQHHIPRVGLWGRGVDSVRFDPAKRDEAWRRRVAPEGERIIGCVGRLAPEKQIGDLQALADLPDTTLVVVGNGPLRGELESFLPTAHFTGQLTGEDLPRVMASMDIFVHPGELETFGQSIQEAMASGLPVVAPAKGGPIDLVNSSRTGWLYAPGDLASMRRHVRDLLGDDRKRAAFAAEARLSVLDRTWRSLCDDLMGHYREAIDEARSRQRLTA; encoded by the coding sequence GTGCGGGTCGCGATCTTCACGGAATCGTTCCTCCCCGCCATCAACGGAGTCACCCACTCCGTGATGCGGGTGCTGGAGTACCTTCGCGACGAGGGCCACCAGGCCATTGTCATCGCCCCCGCCAACGGCGGGCGCGAGCCGGCGGAGTACGCCGGGTTCCCGGTCATCCCGGTGGCAGCCGTCGGACTGCCCGGTTACCACGACGTCCGTGTCTCGGGGACCACCCAGCTCCGTCTGGAGCGCCTGCTCGAAGACTTCCACCCCGATGTGCTGCATCTGGCGGCTCCCATCGCCCTCGGCCACCGGGCGGCGCTGGCCGCGAACTGGCTCGGCATCCCGGTGGTGGCGATCTACCAGACCGACGTCCCCTCGTACGCCGCCCGCTACGGCTTCGCCGGGGCCGAGACGCTGCTGTGGTGGCGGGTCCGCCAGATCCACTCCCAGGCCACGATGACCCTGGCCCCCTCCACCGCGTCACGTACGCAGCTGCTGCAGCACCACATCCCGCGGGTCGGGCTGTGGGGACGGGGCGTGGACTCCGTACGGTTCGATCCGGCCAAGCGGGACGAGGCCTGGCGCCGCCGCGTCGCCCCCGAGGGCGAACGGATCATCGGCTGCGTCGGCCGGCTGGCACCGGAGAAGCAGATCGGCGACCTGCAGGCGCTGGCCGACCTGCCGGACACCACACTGGTCGTCGTCGGCAACGGCCCGCTCCGCGGGGAACTGGAGTCCTTCCTGCCGACCGCGCACTTCACCGGCCAGCTCACCGGCGAGGACCTGCCCCGGGTGATGGCGAGCATGGACATCTTCGTCCACCCCGGGGAACTGGAGACCTTCGGCCAGTCGATCCAGGAAGCGATGGCCTCCGGCCTGCCGGTGGTCGCGCCCGCCAAGGGCGGCCCGATCGACCTGGTCAACTCCTCGCGCACCGGCTGGCTCTACGCGCCCGGTGACCTCGCCTCGATGCGGCGCCACGTCCGCGACCTGCTCGGTGACGACCGCAAGCGGGCAGCCTTCGCAGCGGAGGCCCGGCTGTCGGTGCTGGACCGGACCTGGCGCAGCCTGTGCGACGACCTGATGGGCCACTACCGGGAGGCGATCGACGAGGCGCGGTCGCGCCAGCGGCTCACCGCCTGA
- a CDS encoding DEAD/DEAH box helicase, translated as MSSGGSSARKPKSHKADGTPKKRWSADERAARGHGPRHRGGQRDDSFRREYSDAPGRANGERWEDRRDDRSDRSDRSDRRGSYDRDSRPQARGYDRTRGDDRDRGDNRGPRRDRGDRRPAAYDGDGRSYGEDRRRAAAERRDRTGSTQPREGNESSGRRQGGSYERRQGDGRDRDRGGKPYARDDRRARGGSSYRENRPRTSAWGRDVDVDGERWGDDQAPRRRRDEPRFEDRRDDRRGGHEHDRYRDSGNREGGGRADRYQGDGHRADHRRDDRRSDDRYRDDRNRDHGRRDRDEAPAAPLDTMEWHEADDVEVDTSVVTGANGFARLGVPAALVAVLAGKGITDPFPIQEAAIPDATAGRDVLGRGRTGSGKTLGFTLPLLTRLQETVQPDGTARLPQAIILEPTRELAMQVADVLSPLARAVGMRSLLVAGGMSYDPQRRALSRGVDVIVATPGRLIDLIEQGAADLSAIRVSVLDEADEMADMGFLPEVTRILDETPTDGQRLLFSATLDKGVDGLVKRYLHDPTVHEVDSAQATVSTMEHHLVLVKPEHKAAVTAELANRDGRTIVFARTQKGADRIAGQLREAGVMAGALHGGLTQGARARVMGAFKEGTVPVLVATDVAARGIHVDDIGLVLQVDPPADPRDYTHRAGRTARAGTDGVVVTLILPHQRRSMVRLAHQAGVQAKPQEATPDEEWLYRATGARKPSAEPIEDAAYEELIAPKQPERRRGGRRYGGGRRSYGDRGSYGDRGRRRD; from the coding sequence ATGTCCTCCGGCGGTTCCTCCGCCCGCAAACCCAAGAGTCACAAGGCCGACGGCACCCCCAAGAAGCGGTGGTCCGCCGACGAGCGGGCCGCCCGCGGCCACGGTCCGCGGCACCGCGGCGGCCAGCGGGACGATTCCTTCCGCCGCGAGTACAGCGATGCCCCGGGCCGCGCCAACGGCGAGCGATGGGAGGACCGTCGCGACGACCGGAGTGATCGCTCGGACCGCTCCGACCGCCGCGGGTCCTACGACCGGGACTCCCGCCCGCAGGCCCGCGGTTACGACCGCACCCGCGGCGATGACCGCGACCGGGGCGACAATCGGGGCCCTCGCCGCGATCGCGGGGACCGCAGGCCCGCAGCGTACGACGGGGACGGCCGCTCCTACGGTGAGGACCGCCGGCGCGCCGCGGCCGAGCGCCGGGACCGCACCGGATCCACCCAGCCGCGCGAGGGGAACGAGTCGTCCGGGCGGCGCCAGGGCGGATCGTACGAGCGGCGCCAAGGCGACGGTCGGGACCGGGACCGCGGTGGCAAGCCGTACGCCCGGGACGATCGCCGCGCCCGGGGTGGCAGCTCCTACCGGGAGAACCGGCCGCGTACGTCGGCCTGGGGCCGCGACGTTGACGTTGACGGCGAGCGGTGGGGCGATGACCAGGCACCGCGCCGGCGCCGTGACGAGCCTCGTTTCGAGGATCGGCGTGACGACCGGCGTGGTGGCCACGAACACGACCGCTACCGCGACAGCGGGAACCGCGAGGGCGGTGGCCGCGCCGACCGCTACCAGGGCGACGGACACCGCGCCGACCACCGTCGGGATGACCGCCGTTCGGATGATCGCTACCGCGACGACCGGAACCGCGACCACGGCCGCCGCGACCGTGACGAGGCTCCGGCCGCCCCGCTGGACACCATGGAGTGGCACGAGGCCGATGACGTCGAGGTCGACACCTCGGTGGTGACCGGGGCCAACGGGTTCGCCCGGCTCGGCGTGCCCGCCGCCCTCGTCGCCGTGCTCGCCGGCAAGGGCATCACCGACCCGTTCCCGATCCAGGAGGCCGCCATCCCGGACGCGACGGCCGGTCGGGACGTGCTCGGTCGCGGCCGCACCGGGTCCGGCAAGACCCTCGGTTTCACCCTGCCGCTGCTCACCCGGCTCCAGGAGACCGTCCAGCCGGACGGCACCGCCCGACTGCCGCAGGCGATCATCCTCGAGCCGACCCGCGAGCTCGCGATGCAGGTGGCCGACGTGCTCTCCCCGCTCGCCCGGGCGGTCGGCATGCGGTCCCTGCTGGTGGCCGGTGGCATGTCGTACGATCCGCAGCGGCGTGCCCTGTCGCGGGGCGTCGACGTCATCGTCGCCACCCCCGGCCGGCTGATCGACCTGATCGAGCAGGGGGCCGCCGATCTGTCCGCGATCCGGGTGTCGGTCCTCGACGAGGCCGACGAGATGGCCGACATGGGCTTCCTGCCCGAGGTCACCCGGATCCTTGACGAGACCCCGACCGATGGGCAGCGGCTGCTGTTCTCAGCGACGCTGGACAAGGGCGTCGACGGGCTGGTCAAGCGCTACCTCCACGACCCCACCGTCCACGAGGTCGACTCCGCCCAGGCGACGGTCTCGACGATGGAGCACCACCTCGTCCTGGTCAAGCCCGAGCACAAGGCCGCCGTTACCGCCGAGCTCGCCAACCGCGACGGCCGCACTATCGTCTTCGCCCGCACCCAGAAGGGCGCCGACCGGATCGCCGGACAACTGCGCGAGGCCGGAGTGATGGCCGGCGCGCTGCACGGCGGTCTCACCCAGGGCGCCCGGGCTCGGGTGATGGGTGCCTTCAAGGAAGGCACCGTGCCGGTGCTGGTCGCCACCGATGTGGCCGCCCGCGGCATCCACGTCGACGACATCGGCCTGGTCCTCCAGGTCGACCCGCCGGCCGACCCCCGCGACTACACTCACCGGGCCGGCCGGACGGCCCGCGCCGGCACCGACGGCGTGGTTGTCACGCTGATCCTGCCGCACCAGCGCCGTTCGATGGTGCGACTGGCCCACCAGGCCGGCGTCCAGGCCAAGCCGCAGGAGGCCACCCCCGACGAGGAGTGGCTGTACCGTGCCACCGGCGCCCGCAAGCCCTCCGCCGAACCGATCGAGGACGCGGCGTACGAGGAACTGATCGCCCCCAAGCAGCCCGAGCGGCGGCGGGGCGGCCGCCGCTACGGCGGTGGCCGCCGATCCTACGGCGACCGTGGGTCGTACGGTGACCGCGGGCGGCGCCGGGACTGA
- the tsaE gene encoding tRNA (adenosine(37)-N6)-threonylcarbamoyltransferase complex ATPase subunit type 1 TsaE — protein MSAEPQLDLALAVESDAPALVEVIHAAFGARRAAGPPPAGLLETAASVAKALRDGFGIIARVGGRPAGAVLVGLGVDASTDLPAAVAHWHRVSVHPDFQRHGIATAMIELAEELSALRGCTFAQLGVRVEFPELLAWWRRLGYEVLSRGDLLLQVGRELPVAFEVPTAEDMVRLGEWLARVVRPGDLIIATGELGAGKTTFAQGLGAGLGVEGPVVSPTFVLSRVHRSTGDGPALVHVDAYRLGDAAELDDIDLDETAGDAVTLVEWGEGVAEQLSEDRLLLSIERSGDPADETRFVFLRGEGERWEQLHRQIQAVAPTGGLLHD, from the coding sequence ATGAGTGCTGAGCCCCAGCTCGACCTCGCCCTCGCCGTGGAGTCGGACGCTCCCGCCCTGGTCGAGGTCATCCATGCGGCGTTCGGTGCCCGCCGGGCCGCCGGGCCGCCGCCGGCCGGTCTGCTGGAGACGGCGGCGTCCGTCGCCAAGGCCCTGCGGGACGGATTCGGGATCATCGCGCGGGTCGGCGGCCGGCCCGCCGGGGCCGTCCTGGTGGGTCTCGGGGTGGACGCCTCGACCGACCTGCCTGCGGCGGTGGCGCACTGGCACCGGGTCAGCGTCCACCCGGACTTCCAGCGCCACGGCATCGCGACCGCGATGATCGAGCTGGCCGAGGAGCTGTCCGCACTGCGCGGGTGCACCTTCGCCCAGCTCGGCGTCCGGGTCGAGTTCCCCGAGCTGCTGGCCTGGTGGCGCCGGCTGGGCTACGAGGTGCTCTCCCGCGGTGACCTGCTGCTCCAGGTCGGCCGGGAACTCCCGGTCGCCTTCGAGGTGCCCACCGCCGAGGACATGGTCCGGCTGGGGGAATGGCTGGCCCGGGTCGTCCGTCCCGGCGACCTGATCATCGCCACCGGTGAGCTCGGTGCGGGCAAGACCACCTTCGCCCAGGGCCTCGGTGCCGGGCTCGGCGTCGAGGGCCCGGTGGTCTCGCCGACCTTCGTACTGTCCCGGGTGCACCGGAGCACCGGAGACGGTCCGGCGCTGGTCCACGTCGACGCCTACCGGCTGGGTGACGCCGCCGAACTGGACGACATCGACCTCGACGAGACCGCCGGCGACGCCGTCACCCTGGTCGAGTGGGGCGAGGGGGTCGCCGAGCAGCTCAGCGAGGACCGCCTGCTGCTGTCCATCGAACGCTCCGGCGATCCAGCCGACGAGACCCGGTTCGTGTTCCTCCGCGGCGAGGGCGAGCGCTGGGAACAGCTGCACCGCCAGATCCAAGCCGTTGCACCCACCGGAGGCCTGCTCCATGACTGA